Proteins from a single region of Armatimonadota bacterium:
- a CDS encoding ABC transporter permease, with protein sequence MEHKEHPIINRLPPFLHAAGNPLATLGIAFGIGAIVILASGENPFAAFGAMFSGAFGSVPAVCETIVKAIPLTLAGLAVALGLRAGIFNIGVEGQLLIGGLAAALAGYILKLPASLHIPLCLIAGILGGALWGFLPGLLKAKRGVHEVITTIMLNYIAFYLTHYLVTNQFQDPNSMAPQTPEIQPTAFLGSLGVAHWGILVAALGVIGFAFLMNRTVVGYELKVVGTNQDAARASGINVPGMVVLAMLFSGGLAGLAGAVEVLGVHHRFYDQFSPGYGFDSIAVALLGNNTAVGTALSALLFGALRNGAVSMQLITETPKEIVTVIQAIVIVLAGMKFLGKRYPRHASSN encoded by the coding sequence GTGGAACATAAAGAGCACCCAATAATTAACAGATTACCGCCTTTCTTGCATGCGGCTGGCAATCCATTGGCAACGCTGGGAATTGCATTTGGGATTGGTGCGATAGTTATCCTAGCATCAGGAGAAAATCCCTTTGCCGCATTTGGCGCAATGTTCTCCGGCGCATTTGGAAGTGTTCCGGCAGTCTGCGAAACCATTGTCAAGGCAATCCCTCTTACGCTTGCTGGGCTGGCGGTAGCATTAGGTCTCCGTGCAGGGATTTTCAACATTGGCGTGGAGGGTCAGCTTCTAATCGGCGGGCTTGCGGCAGCGTTGGCTGGTTACATTCTAAAACTGCCAGCGTCCTTGCATATCCCCTTATGCCTCATTGCGGGAATCCTTGGGGGTGCGCTTTGGGGCTTCCTGCCTGGCTTGTTAAAGGCAAAACGCGGTGTACATGAGGTCATCACTACAATCATGCTTAACTACATCGCGTTTTACCTCACTCACTACCTTGTAACCAATCAATTTCAAGACCCCAACTCAATGGCACCGCAGACGCCCGAAATTCAGCCAACCGCTTTTTTAGGTAGCCTCGGAGTCGCACATTGGGGAATTCTCGTAGCAGCTCTTGGTGTCATCGGCTTTGCATTCCTAATGAATCGCACGGTAGTCGGCTATGAACTAAAGGTGGTAGGCACTAACCAGGACGCCGCCCGAGCATCCGGCATAAATGTGCCAGGGATGGTTGTGCTTGCTATGTTATTCAGCGGCGGGCTGGCAGGACTCGCGGGTGCAGTTGAAGTTCTAGGGGTACACCATCGGTTCTATGACCAATTCTCCCCCGGCTATGGATTCGACAGCATTGCTGTCGCTCTTCTTGGCAATAACACTGCCGTCGGAACAGCGCTTTCAGCACTCCTCTTTGGCGCACTGAGAAATGGCGCGGTAAGCATGCAGCTAATCACCGAAACGCCAAAGGAGATTGTCACGGTTATCCAAGCTATTGTAATCGTTCTTGCC